In Campylobacter mucosalis, a single window of DNA contains:
- a CDS encoding TSUP family transporter, which yields MEFEIWVYFLLFGVAFLAGLIDAIAGGGGLIALPALMTVGIPPHAALATNKLQGTFGSFTAAVNFAKKGLINFNEILIGIVFTFIGAVFGTILILFLNAQILKIIVPFCLIAIFIYTIFMPKVGENDRQARMKPKIFYIIFGFVLGFYDGFFGPGAGSFWTFSMVALLGLNMKKSVAHTKALNFTSNAVSLAVFVIGGQILWLIGLLMGVGQVFGAFVGSNLVVKKEVKFIRTIFLVVVGATIIKLIWDFLKS from the coding sequence ATGGAGTTTGAAATTTGGGTTTATTTTTTGCTTTTTGGCGTTGCTTTTTTAGCAGGTTTAATTGACGCTATTGCTGGAGGAGGCGGACTTATCGCACTTCCTGCACTTATGACAGTAGGTATCCCGCCTCACGCAGCACTTGCTACAAATAAGCTTCAAGGCACATTTGGTAGCTTTACGGCGGCTGTAAATTTTGCTAAAAAAGGGCTTATTAATTTTAATGAAATTTTAATAGGCATTGTTTTTACCTTTATCGGTGCGGTTTTTGGGACGATTTTGATACTATTTTTAAATGCTCAAATTTTAAAAATCATAGTCCCATTTTGTCTAATTGCCATTTTTATCTACACGATTTTTATGCCAAAAGTTGGCGAAAATGACCGCCAGGCAAGGATGAAACCAAAAATTTTCTACATTATTTTTGGCTTTGTTTTGGGTTTTTATGATGGCTTTTTTGGACCTGGTGCTGGGAGTTTTTGGACGTTTTCTATGGTGGCACTTTTAGGCTTAAATATGAAAAAATCAGTCGCTCACACAAAGGCACTAAATTTTACAAGCAATGCTGTAAGCTTAGCCGTGTTTGTAATTGGCGGTCAAATTTTATGGCTGATTGGGCTTTTAATGGGCGTTGGACAGGTGTTTGGTGCATTTGTTGGCTCAAATTTGGTTGTAAAAAAAGAGGTTAAATTTATTAGAACTATATTTTTGGTTGTTGTTGGTGCGACGATTATTAAACTTATTTGGGATTTTTTAAAGAGTTAG
- a CDS encoding F0F1 ATP synthase subunit A, with translation MKDLFLFSDLIYHSHAFVYAFHFCLVAIIVVLVAKCATSKMQLVPRGVQNIVEAYLEGVVSMGKDTLGSEELARKYLPLVATIGFVVFFSNAIGIIPGFESPTSSLNLTLTLALVVFVYYNYQGIKKNGFFKYFAHFMGPSKVLAPLMFLVEIISHLSRIVSLSFRLFGNIKGDDLFLLVMLSLAPFFAPLPAYALLTLMAVLQAFIFMMLTYVYLAGAVAVEEH, from the coding sequence ATGAAGGATTTATTTCTCTTTTCAGATTTAATTTATCATAGTCACGCATTTGTCTATGCGTTTCACTTTTGCTTGGTTGCTATTATCGTAGTTTTGGTGGCTAAGTGCGCGACATCTAAAATGCAACTAGTTCCTCGTGGTGTTCAAAATATAGTCGAGGCCTATCTTGAGGGTGTTGTTTCTATGGGCAAGGACACCTTAGGTAGTGAGGAGTTGGCACGAAAATATCTGCCTTTGGTTGCGACGATAGGTTTTGTGGTTTTCTTTTCAAATGCCATTGGTATTATACCTGGTTTTGAGTCTCCGACTTCTAGCTTAAATCTTACTTTGACATTGGCACTTGTTGTGTTTGTGTATTACAACTATCAAGGTATTAAGAAAAATGGCTTTTTTAAATACTTTGCACACTTTATGGGGCCAAGCAAGGTTCTAGCTCCGCTTATGTTTTTAGTTGAGATTATTTCGCACCTTTCTCGTATAGTTTCACTATCTTTCCGTCTTTTTGGAAATATCAAGGGTGATGATTTGTTCTTGCTTGTTATGCTTAGTCTTGCACCGTTTTTTGCACCACTACCAGCTTACGCTCTACTTACGCTTATGGCAGTGCTTCAGGCATTTATTTTTATGATGCTTACTTATGTTTATCTTGCTGGCGCGGT
- a CDS encoding superoxide dismutase family protein, giving the protein MKKVLIASVALCASLFANECKPADCLVIPMEQLGEKGNVNVGEVIAMNTNYGVAFFPNLKGLTAGAHGFHVHTNADCGATEKGLGTKAGGHWDPAGTGKHSYPWDDNGHKGDLPALIVDSEGNAVYPVLAPKIKDVSELKGHSLMIHVGGDNHSDHPKPLGGGGARMVCGVIK; this is encoded by the coding sequence ATGAAAAAAGTTTTAATAGCTAGTGTTGCACTTTGTGCTTCTTTGTTTGCAAACGAGTGCAAACCAGCTGACTGCCTAGTTATACCTATGGAGCAACTTGGTGAAAAGGGCAACGTAAATGTTGGCGAAGTTATTGCTATGAACACAAACTACGGTGTGGCATTTTTTCCAAATTTAAAGGGTTTAACTGCTGGTGCTCACGGATTTCACGTGCATACAAACGCTGATTGTGGTGCGACTGAAAAGGGGCTAGGCACAAAAGCTGGTGGGCACTGGGATCCAGCTGGAACTGGCAAACACTCATACCCTTGGGATGATAACGGACACAAAGGCGATCTACCAGCACTTATTGTTGATAGTGAGGGCAACGCTGTTTATCCAGTTTTAGCACCAAAAATCAAAGATGTTAGCGAGTTAAAGGGGCATTCTTTGATGATTCACGTTGGCGGCGATAACCACAGCGATCATCCAAAACCACTTGGTGGTGGTGGCGCTAGAATGGTTTGTGGCGTTATAAAATAA